CTTCATCTAGCTCAACCACCATTTCCGTGTCGGCTTCAGCTTGGGCTTTCCCTACACGTTTTACAATACTCCCAACGGTTGTATGACTGATGTCTACTGATGTCCATTCTTTTAAGACTCTTGCAGTTTCACGATAATCTGTTTCGCTAGCCATTTCTGCTATCTTAACCTCTACTAATGCACTATGCCGTTGATACTTTCGTAGTCCCAACCATTCATCAAATGGATGCCTACAGTTGC
The genomic region above belongs to Bacillaceae bacterium S4-13-56 and contains:
- a CDS encoding UPF0236 family protein, yielding MIKEQKQAEGWTVIRDDEKTVQFTFGGVTFRHTSMRDKKGNCRHPFDEWLGLRKYQRHSALVEVKIAEMASETDYRETARVLKEWTSVDISHTTVGSIVKRVGKAQAEADTEMVVELDE